CGTAAAATAGCAATACAGTGGGCTACGTTATTGAAACATTTCTACTTGAAAACCAGTTTCAACCAAATCAGCAGCAGTTGACACATGGGAATGTAATTTCCATCTCAACACAGCAAGTGTCATAACTAAAGAAGCCAAACTCTTCGGGCTAccaaataatttaaaacaacaCGATAGTAAATTAAGAATATCTACAGCCGTTATTTTATCAGCTAAAAGTGATTAAATTAGTAGGCTATTACCTGGTGTTCGGTACATGAAAACGTCTTCCAGTGATTGTAAAGACAGCCATTCAGACCATGTTCTTGGTCTTCAATTCACAACGTGACGCACGCAACTAACTCCGAAACCGTGCCCTCCCACCGCCATACATTATTCATGTCCCAGTCGCCGCCCTGCCCGGTCATGGTAATAATCCAGCTCCGACTGTTCCACTGAAGTTTGACAAAAGGCGCATTAACTCGCTTATTCTACATTTAGCCTACATTTGGGCATCTTCCTGAGCTGAAACTGTAAATAACATGAATGGTTACTACCTCGGTGTAACCATAGCTCCTCCATAAGGTTTTACCTTTACATCCCCACTAACACAGGACGTTTAGGGAACGTTAGTTCACATATgtgccatttttattttatcactgGTAGACCTGAACAGAATCCTGAGTAGCCAATGTGCAgaattgatagatagatagatagatagatatatagatagatagatagatagatagatagatagatagatagatagatagatagatagatagataatattttatttatcccacaatggggaaattcacttattatctactttattaaacatttttattggtCAAATCAAATCCTTTCAATTTGATGGAAATGCTAAAAATCCAGGAAGTTTCCACACAACCTTTACACTCACAAAGTCACACCCTTAAAGCCTACACTAAGTTCATCTGATCTGATAAAGACCTACAGTATGAAACAGCAGCCACCATGTGAGacagacaagaagaagaagaagaagaagaagaagaagaagaagaagaaaaagaagaagagggagtTTAAATGATTGGGATTTAAAGGATAAAAACACGATAAAAGACAGGGGATGTTTTGGTAAAAACAGTTTCCTGTTGTTTTCTGTTGTCGAAGTGTGACTGCAGGTGCCTCGGGTGTCAAGTGGCCCAGATgctgttccaacttgtctgggaTCAGGCTTCTCACTCAACTTGAATGTTCCAAGACGGTcttcataaacaaacaaacaaacaaacatacacaccccAGAATAAACCCAGGATCTGTTAGTAGGGCCAGATTTCATGAAATGGGGCCCCTAGCTGGTGCCTTTTCTTGAGGTGTTATCTGACGTAGAAAAGTAGTAAAGTGATACTGTTAACCCAATGTCACTCGCTGAAAAGGGAGACAGAAAGGAAGACAGCTACTGTAATCACACGACACAGGTATGGTGCAATGGGGTGAGGCGTGCAAACCCGCTTTGATTACAGTCCTCCTCGTGTAGAAAAATGCTTGGTTACTCTAGGTCAAGGAGTAGAGATCTGTTCTTGTGCCTTTTCAAACTATTACATTAGAGAAGGAGAGTTGTGAGCTGGTCACTGGTTTGGATTTCCAGAAATTTCACAGTGTTGAGCTGCTCTTGAGCAACGCAGGGTGCTCTAAGGAAACTGCAGGTGTGCACGTGAGTAACTTTACACACAATGTTTGGTTTACTCGTCATAAGAAGTACTACTTAGTCCATGAAAACAGTTATGAAAATGGCTTGGGTTTAAGACTTAAAACTACAAACAAAAGGAATTGTGGGGGTTTGAAGGAAGTGGGCATTTAGGAGGCAGTAGGGGCTACTGAAAGATGCTAAAGTTGCATTATGAAAAATttaggatccagtgtttttggagcttgcGCCATAACAGGAAATACATGTAAGGAATGTCTTGGCTACATCAATCTGTCTCTTGTGAGTCCAacaactttatggaagtgcagTGCAAAATTGCTGGAGTAACCTTAAAGAGTATAAAGTAGGGGTGGAGAGTAGGCTTTCAGCAGTTAAGACGCTGAACATGAATCACAACATCTGTGGTTGGAGTCTGGATGGCGATCTTTgttgcatctctccttgatgcTGTCTAATAAAGTTAGACTTCCCTGATATAAAAATGGAATATCACATCTTAATTTATCTTGTTTGCATTCACAAAAGTAAACCCCACTCTTTACTTGTGACTGAAAAATGTGTTAACATGGTCACCACCACAATGAATTATGACTCATAATCATATCAGTTTCAGACATTAAACAATCTCCGAGCACTGAATTCACAGAAGCTCAGGATACTTGGTTGTAGCTTTAACGTGCTGTATGTTTATGTTAAACTCACCTTTTCTGTTGCTGtggatagatatatatatatttatatttatacagCCATTACGTCCAAGCAAGGggaataaaaggaaaaaactcACCTTAAATAAAAGGTAACTCAGTGCGTTCCACTGGAATGAGAAGCCATCGGTTGAGGGCCAAACTGGTTTTACAACTCTTCAAATGAATGCATTGCATTATGATGATTGCAGTGCTGTAGGGTGAACATGTCTTACACcaacacaggagagagagagagagagagagagagagagagagagagagagagagagagagagagagagagagagagagagctctgGTTTAAACAATAAGAAATTCTAGTCCACAAGGTCAAAGCAATATTTACTCTCTTGCTTGTCTCCATGTGCCCGGAAAGCTGTGCATATTTCCTTTTCCCTCCCCTTCATGCTTATCGGTCGTGCTGTGTTAGTCAAGTCGTAATTTGTCAACAGGTATGACGATGGCAAAGGAATTTTCTCAAGAAGgtgatattaaaaaaagaaagatacaaatacTATGCAAGTTTCTGTTTAGGAATCCAATGTAACATTGAAATGCCAGTGGTAGAAGAAGTACTCAAACGATGTACAATTACTCCGTAACAAAAAAGGGCTCTACATAAAAAGaaattttaagattattttttgggggcatttttaggcctttattttcacaggacagatgaacacatgaaaggggagagagagggggaatgacatgcagcaaagggccacgggtcggagtcgaacccacggccgctgcgtcgaggagtaaccctctatatatgtgcgcctggtCTACCAACTGACCACTAACACTATAatctttaaaaattaaaaatatatacttaaaatatcaaaagtaGATGTACTCTTTTGCAGAAAATTGACCCATGTGACTGAACAACATATGGCATTATTAGATTGTTAATGCTAATGATTCCCAGGCTGTAAGtcacattttactgttgtatATGGTTGACGTGGAGCtagttttaactactttatttACAACTGGGTAGTTTAGTCAAATGGTACCCAAACTGGTGGTCAGGCCCCATCCCAATCGTCATGAGAAAAATGAGGTAGgaatggaaaaaaacataaggttCTCAGACACAAATCGGTATTCTTTTTTGAATATTCTGTAATTGTTTTACCTCTTTTGGCCTCAATTACTTTTACGAAATAATGAAAAGTTTAAAGAGGGAAAAATGGTGGAACTTGTAGACATCTGAAAGAGGTGCCAACTAAACACTGCTTCCTTGTTAGCCAGAAAATGTAATTACTTATGGTTTAATTTGAAAGCCTATCATACAGTGTTAGTTTATGTAAACGTACTGAAATATGTCAACTAAAAAGTACAGTACTTCCAACACTGCCAAATGCACAGATGCAAATGTTCAGCAAGTGTGTATGTGACTGGTTAAAACTGCTTTAAAACTAGAGCATCACTACACAGTACATTAGCTTTTGCCACAGGGCATTTCCAAAACCAATAAGCAGTGAGCCATCCAGTTACTGTGCCCTTCTCACACTGCCTCAAGGGTCCTCTCAGTTTGTCTCCCACATCATGGAACAATGCAGCGCATAACAATTCATATGCTTTTCATCTGGAGAGCACACATTCAGTATCTGTCTCTCCCAGTTGTGCCCGTACTGGAATCTCAAACGCTTGCCTAAGTGTCCGTCCTCCGCAACTCCAaaggacagaggacagaggcTTTCCTCACAGAGCCGTCGCTGCAGCACAGAGacacttttgttgtttggggGTTGCCAGTAATTTTGCATCGTGGCTGGACGATCATATTTTATTCAACAGGCTCGAGACCCCCTCAGACGACACAAAGTCGGCCACCCATTCACAGTGAATAGTTTGGTCATGAGAGCATGGTGGGCAAGCATCGTGACAATCCCCCCCCCTAAATAATATGAGCCAATATTAACTGCACACTCCAACAAGCAGGTGACGTTTAACACCAACGGACCTCTTTGAGCTGAGTAGACGTTCTTTTTGAGTTGGGCACTGCATGGTTGAGACCAGTAGCAGAGCTGTAGTTGGTATTAGTCAGTATATGAGGTAAACCAGGAAAGCACAATTCGGTTAATGTTTATTGGACTTTCCTGGGATTCCAGCACTCACCGTTTCGGCGTTTGGAGGGGTTATGGGGTCACTGATACCATAACAGAAGGGTCACTCTCAACCACTCCTCCTCCCTCTTAACATCAGCTGTCAAAATAGCCTATGAAATAATCAAGGACATCAGATTCTAAGTAATGGAGCAAATTTTATGTACCGAACAACCTTGGTATGTAGTCTTACCCTGTAACTGCTAAAATTCATAACAGTCTTccaggaaaatgtacttcagAGGAATTTATTACCTATAAATTGTACTCAGAAACTcttgttcaaaaaatgttttcattctaATGCAGTGGTAAGAATGCATATTTTAAGTTTTGTAGCAAGTAAGTTTAAGTATAGTAGCTCCAAATTTAATGGGATCATGGAAAACCCCTCTGAGTTAAAGCTTTTATGCTGCACACACACGAGTCCCAGATCATTTGGGAGATGTTAACTGCCTCAGACAAAACATCCCAAAGCAAACATCTAATACATGCGGCACTTTATTTACAAACTGCATCTGTAAAGaacaagattattttttatagCATTAAATTGATAACTGATTTATAAAAGTCCATTTtggaaaactgtgaaaaaacaatgaaaaagtgTCTTAGAAATTGTAATGATAACATAACAATATTTGCttctgtgaaaaaaatatatatatctatttGTCATAAAATGTGGGCTATGTCTGTAAAGGCGTATAAAgacaacttttatttatttaattttaaccTTAAGTCAAGGTCATAATATTTGATTAACAAAATCCATAAAAAGCAGTACTGGAACAGCACTGACTTGCATTTTATAAGCAAATGGGTGTTTGAAGCACAAAAGTTAAACCAcagtatacatatacagtatatagttacTAAATTCCTCCTTAAGAGAATCGCTACAGTTCCCACCTCCCTGTTCTtttatacaaaatgtacattataTATAAGTTGGCGCTCCATTAAAAAATGGATAATTTGCAAACAGTATATAGCTACGGTTATACATAAtacagattttttcttttttgacaatAAATCAACTTCTCAGTATGTGAGCCTACTTATCAAATGATTGAAGGCTTGTTATAACTGTAAGCAATCAGATTTCTGCATTTTTATTTGCTGTGCTCTACTTCCTATGCCGATTGCTTTCTATCTAGTGCATCCTCACTGGTTATAGTCTGGCatttaactaaataaaaacaaaaagagaaaacaaagcaatATAAATCTATGAAAATGCCCATAAAAAGTGGGCTTGTAACTACAAAAACCTACAAAGACTAGGAGACGCGTTAGGTGGAAGACTTCCAAAAACAAATGCTCCCAAAACCAAAGTCTTTGTCCTCTGTTGATCAAGTTACTGCTTTCTGCTGGATGATGCAGTGACGCAGACTATTAACTTTACTGCTGTCCCGCTGTTCACCTGCTGTCACTTTTAGGCCACAGTCTCCCGAACGTCTTTCGGGCAAGTCAGCTGACAGGTCCCTGATTCAAATCTCTCGGTGGCTCGAAGGAGAGACTCACTCCATCCTTCTCTGCTGCCATGCTGAGATAGAGGCATCCTCATGCTAGTGTTggactttgtgtttttttgttgttgtttttttttttttatgttggtttgttttttaaaccaagacTGTTGAGGCTGGATCATCGGCAGGCCTGCTGCACTTGATTGATTAGCTCTCCGAAGCGATCGTAGAGCCCCTCTACCCAAGCTCCATTCTGCAGGCACTTCTGTACCGTCTCCTCCTGCCCCAGGTCTCCTGACTGCAGCTGCATAGATGCAATCTGGAGGGCAGAACCACaaatggaattgttttttttgaaaagaGTTCAATACAGCAAAACCTCAAAAGAATAATCAGCATCTGAAATTAAAACCTACAAAACAGAGTAAAATCTACACTGACTTAACACCTGCACAGACAGCAGCTCATGCTAGCATTCGCGTGTAAACCAAAGTCTCACCTCGTCCTTACACATGAGGTACGTGTGGTACTTGTAATGCTGCAAAGAGTGGTACAGAGAGAACCACTGAGTTTTCTGCTGGTCCACTGTATACTCctagaaaaagggaaaaagcacAGCAAACATATTTCAAGAATATTTGAAAATTCTATTATTCAGATATTAGTCTAATAAGTGACAGAAGAACAGTGGCTTCAGTGCTCAATGGAATAAAAGAATGAGCGAGAAACACAAAATGGTGACACTGTGCCCTCTGCTGGACATACATATCGAGAGCACAGTGAATTTTTCCAAATCATTATCTTGTCTTACCTGTGGCACTTTGTTAGGcattttgtagggcttcatggtTTTCTTGTTGTAGGCCTTTCCACTGAGACGCACCTTAAAGGCCGGGGTTTCCCCGTCCTTCTTCAGTTCAGTCACCACTGAGATCTCTGGGAAGCTGTCTAGAGCCGTCTGAAGACACAACAGGAGAGTTACCTAGGTTCATACACCGCAGTCAAAGCCCTGTACCTTTGCTTGTCTCTTTGTCATTAAAATAGATTCAGGGTTTGTTTGTAAGATTGCCTTTTGGAGTGAAAataatgccccccaaaaaaaaaaagacaaaaatcacACTCACCTTTAGGACCTGCTCTATGTGCAGTTTGTGGAGCAGGCGTTTCCTGTTGTCAGTGATCATCCCATCCACTCGTTTCATTTGTGGCAGCAGCAACTCATCTGAAACAAGACAAGTTAACAAGTCAACATAGCTTAACTCCACTACCTGACTCACTTGACCcttgttttcacatttttgtcattcagtttttgGCCTATTATCAAGCCAGAAGCTCAATGTCCAGAAAGTCAATTCACTCACCCTTTGCTCTCTCAAGTGCTGTCATCACATCCTCGTCTAAGGCGATGCTGATGAGCAGTTCCACAAAGCTCCTGAATGTCTCCTTCATGGTTCGCGTGTTGAGTAACCGTGAAGCAAACGGCACTGGAGGGTTTAACTCTGAAGAGTGTTTATGAGAGGTCAAAGATTATGAAGAGGCAGGGAGACAGCACGGAGAGATTTATACTACAATCACATCAACTTATATCCAAACTAGACTTAATGAGAAACTGTCAAAAGGCTTCTTCACCGTCATCTTCACCACCTTCTTCTGCAGATGATCCAGAGACAGTATGTGAAAACTCCTCCTTccatttcctcctcttcttAGGTGGGGGCTGTGCCCTGGGCTTGAGTTGTTTGGGTCGAGGCTTTTGGCTTTGGGAGACTGAGGAAGGGGCGGCTGTCAAGCCTAGCAAAGTTTTCACCTGAACACCCCTGGTTGGCAGAACAAAAGAAAGTCACACTACCGAAGAGCcacgctttaaaaaaaaacaacaacaaaaaagcagtCACGTACTGCTTTTGCGTACCTTAGCGAGTTCATAGGTTTGCAGCGTGGCTTCCGACTACAAACTCGTACATACTCCCTTTTGTTTACTGTGTCCAAGAACTTCACATATACCCTCTGGTACATAGTCTTGGCGTCACCAAAGTATCCAAGATActacacacaaagaaaaacaatatgTTACTTGTTGCAGAACAAAAGGAGTCATTTGAATGATGCATGGGTATTGGCGGGTCTGCTTTTACTTACACTGTTGGTGGCTGAGAAcactctctttccatctctcaaCTCAGGCACAAATTTCTGCAGCAGAGCCTTCTGGACTTTCCAGATGGCTGGAGGCTCACTGCCTGCTCTCATTGTCACCTGGAAACACGCACAAGACACCGTGCAGAACAAGCTTCAGTATGTAGTTACGGTATGAGAAAATGATACAAAGAATGTTCAACTGCGAGTGTACACAAGATACGATAGGACAATCCTAAATTCTGCTGAACACGAAAATCAACACTGACAAGCATTCATTTTCCATCCATGTTTTTCAAGGCTGTACCTTCAAGCTTTCGATATCCTCATTTCTGACGACAAACTCGTCTCTCTCCCTGTACATTCCTTCCCCTCCGCTGTCCGACAGCTCCTCGTCAGTCAGTCCCTCCATGGCCACGCTCGTCAACTGCGCAGCCAGCTGGCCTGGTAGGGTCTCTTTAGACTCTTCTTTGGCCGCAAACACACTCCCTAACGAGACGGCATTTGTTGTCTGCGTAGGAGTGGTTATCTGCGGCAAACAGGTCTCGATGACAGTGTGGGGCATGGTGGGAACTTGGTCTGGCTTAATCATCGAACCCGGGATTTGGTTATCTGGAGAAGGGTtgcaaatatgtaaatattggaGGAAACACTCCTTACTTGTACATTAAACATGTAAACAAGAGTTTTGAGACAGCATTTATCaagagaaaaacacagacaatgcTTATCACAGCATATAAGGGTATTATTGAGGTCTCATGTATAATTAAGTGAAGTGATTAAGAGAATACTGTTGATTTTGCATGACATCACACAGGGAAGTATAACAGAAAAGATGGGAGAGGCAACACGTAACAAAGTTTAGTGCCAGACATTGTTTGATAACCAATACTTTTTTAGGCCATTTCATTGGTAAAAAACCTAGCTTCCGCTGGCTACTGCAATGCAAAAATTAGGATTTAATTGCTTTCCTTTTACAttaatgtactttttattttaatacacatttgggGGTCTGACTGCTGGACAACAGAGGCAATTtggatttgttattttgaaaattgtataaaatatattataatggAAAACATAAACACCAGATGAACAAGAATATCAAAGATCCTAGGTTGATACTAACAATAACAATATTGGCAGGGTATTATTACCTTCCCTGGTTTTCCGATCTGAAGACTCATCCAGAGCTGAAAGCGCTGAGCTGATGCTGTTTCTTAGGGCCTGGTTTTTCCCAGTGTTCTCCTCTTCATCCGAACTGAATGATGGCAGAGTCTCCAAGTTCTTTTGCAAATCTTCATCCAGACGTTTCTGTTGGGAGCTCACTCCTTGGCTCTCATGGGGAATCAAGGGCCCGGGCAGAGTCTGCAGTTTGGGAGGCAAAGAAGGCAAAGTACATGGCGGTGGCTTGGACGAGGTGCAGGGCTTTCTCGGGCGACTAATAGTTCGTGTAGGACTCGCAGAGTACTGCTGTTTGGGGCCAGATTTGATGAAGTCGAGGAAGGAGCCAATGAAGCCAGTTTTGACCTCTGGCTGTTTCTCTTCCACTTCACGGATCTTCTGCCTCATTCTCTCCTGCTGCGGACAACCATCATATACACTGTGTGAGGATGATGGCGAGCTGACGTCACTACCCCTGGAGTTTTGCCGCTTTGCCTGTCCACTACGCTTGGTCGGTCTGGCCTGTCCACTATCCTCCTCAGGACCACCTGGTTTGGTCAGGGACTTAGAGCGAGCCTTCTTTTTGGGAAAGTCTTCACTGCCTGGGCATTCCATGAGGCCATCCTCTGTTTTAATACACTTTGCGTTCCCTTTGACTCTGTTCTGGAGACCTGGGGGGTCATACGCCTGCCCGGCTAAGTGATAGTCATTCTCAGAGCTCCCTCCTTCGCCATTCGTGTCAAGCTCAGAACTGTTGTTGTGGTGAACAGATTGGCCCTGGCAGGCTGGGGCCATCTGAGCTCCATTTAGTGTCATGGTCATGTTGTGGGAGTTAGTGTTAGTCATGATTGACTGTTGCGCTGAGGAAAAACTAGGAGACATGTGCCTTATATCCACAGTCTGGAAGTGACCTTTAGAATCAATGGGGCTTGCCATCACTGCCATTTCTGCCTCAGCAGAGGATGTAGCTTTTACAAAGTCTTGTGGTGTGACGCCACATGCTGCCACTGTGGCAGCCAGGATGTCATCGACATTTGACAAAATATTTCTGTCATCTGCAAGTAGCATGGAGTCGGGGAAGCAAATGGAGTTGAGAGCAAAGTGGTTCTTGGCATCATTTGATTGCTGATTTGCCGACTGGCTGTAGTGGTGTTTAGAGGATTCAGGGCATCCTGAACTCTGTTCAGACACTACTGTGCCCTGCTGTCTCTGGGTTTCGGTGACACTGGGACCCAGCAGTTCTCGGCCCATCTGAAGATACTGGACATGAACAGGGCCCAAATCTTGGGCTGGTTGGATACCTTGCACCGATAACACCTTTGAAGCGTTTAGACTATGGTGGACAAGTGGCTGCTGGAGAAGAATCATCTGGTTGGGCTCGAGGAGAACCTGAGTGCTGGGGACGGTGATAAATTGGGTGTGGGCTGCCGGGGTCTGGCTCTCAGTATGATTCTGGTTTTGTTGATGTGGCTCAGGTGATTTGAGTTGGAGAGGTTGCTGCTTAAGCTGCTCTGAGCTAAGGGATACATGTGAAGATATAATACTGGAGTTTGTGGTTTTTGTGTTGGCAGTTTCCTGACCATTGACACTGCTTAGATGAATGTGCTGTTGGCTCAGACAACCCATCCTTTCATCCTTTACCTGTACTATGTTTGTGTGACCTACTCCCATGAACTGGTCATCAGAACGTGAATTGCTTCGGATAACGCTTTGTGTCTTGTGATGATCATCCATTTTTGAAACAACATAGATGACGTTGTTGTGAGCAGACATATTGCTAGCTGCAGCAGAGGCTTCCATTGATGCGTGCTGGAGAGCATCTATGTCCTGGATAGGAAGCTCTCCAAGTTTCTGTTTGCCATATGTTGGCTTTATGTCCTGTATTGAGGATCTGATGTTATTTTGTAAGGCTTGAGCAGTTGAAGAGTAGGTAGGCAATGGTGCAGACAAAACATATTTATGGGACTGTATCTGCTGCTGGGACAGTGTGTCATGCGTTTTACCTCCCACTGAGGTTTGCATGAGGGTATAGTCCTGTGAAGAATTTGATGTGGGCAGAGTCCGCACACATGTGGGTGGGTAAGAGGAGTTAAGGTTAATGGATTGTCCTGTGGCGTAGCTCTGAGTCACCGAAGCTTGCCCCTGTGACTGAGATGTAAAAGTCACATTTGAGGCACCCTGAGAGTGGGAAGTGGGGTAGCTCTCAGAGAGATTTCCCTGACACAAGCCCTGGACTTGGGCTCCATACTGGATCTCCTGTTCCTGGCTCAGGCCGGGACTGGAGGAGTAAACAAGTGTCTGACCAACAGATGCCACATTATCAGACTGGCTGGAGAGGGAAGGCAGAGTCTTGTAAAGGGGGGGGTGTTTGTCTGAGGTGGAATGGGAGGACTTTGACTGGGTGTGGGGGGTGATATAAGTTTGAGACAGACTACTGGACATTAGGCTGGATAGCTGGACTGACTGCTGATTAGAAATCACTGAGTTCTGCTTCTGTCCTGGGGAGGAGTAACGGTCAGGAGACCCACCTGTCAGGTTCTGAGAGTGCTCATGACTCTCTTCACCCCCAGCAGAGTGTGGAGTTAGTTTAGAAGAGCAGTCTTTAGCCTTCGGCACAGAAGTGGACGAATACGCTTGAGTTACTGAGTCTGTTTTGGGTTGTGGAGCACGATTGACTCCTTGAGAGGAATCTGCTCCAGTGGAAGGGCTGCAGGACACAGGGGTCTGACGGGATGGGTCCTGCTGGTATGACACATCCGTTTCACTGCCAGAGCCAAAGTATCCCTGTAAGGAGTGGCTGCTGGAAGGCCTCTGGTGGTGTTTGATCACACTACATTCACGCTGAAGAGCTCTTTCAATAGAGCCTGAGAAAACTGCAGCCCCGTAGGGTTGTGGGGCACCATGAGGGGCAGGCAGGGCAGAGGGTAGCAGGCTGAACTGGGTTTGTAAGAGGTGGGGGGCTGACTCCTGGGCTGATCGGTAAGTGGAGGACTGGACAGGCAGAGCCGAGCCCAAAGTGGGGGAAGAGAGATGATTGAAGGCCAGTGCAGTGGGAAGCATAGTCTGGCTTGATTTGAGATGGAGAAGGGGGTCATGGTGAGAAAACAGGCCATTGGTGGAAGTGCTGAAGGCAGGCTCCTGGATAGCCAAGGGTGGGTTGGTAGCATAACTCCTGGAAGGGTAGGCACCAGTGTGCTGATAGGACGACAGAGCAGCAGGAGAGGGGAAAGTGGCAGTAGAAGGCAGGGCACCAGTCAAATACAGCTCTGTGGTGGAGGAGTTGGTACCTGAGTTGCACAGAATAGACAAAATAAGGACGGAAAATGGAACATGAAGGGAAATAACCCAAGCATTATACATCAAGTATTCAGGTCatgttaaatcaaataaaaagccTACATACATAGTAAAAACATCTATACCACAATAGGTGGTGTGTAAGTAACGTGTAAATAAAACAGAATGAGTGGATGTGTTCTCACCAGCAGGCCATGATGGGGGTCTAAAAGGAGGAAGCAGTGAGGCACTAACAGGACCAGCCTGAAGACTCCTAGATTCCATGGCTGACAGGAAGCTCATGATTGAGTTCTCTGAAGTATTACTGCTTGAGTCAAGTGCTCCTGATggtcaaaaaagaaaagaaggataaCCACAGTAGGCAACAAAGTAAGCTAATCCCATGTACCATGTAAATAATAGCCATAAAAGTGTTACTTCACCCAAATcgcaaagaaaaaataataataatgtaatatattgGTATAAAAGGATATAAATATTAGATTTGAAATGGAAGTAGTTTCTACTGGAGAAATGACCCCGAAAAAAATATCTGCCTGACTAGGGGTAAGAGTAAGTTCTTTGTactttgggtgaactgaccctttaaaacAATGTGTAGGCTATAGCATTCATAACtcacctgctgctgcaggaaggTGTGATGTAGTGTAGGTGGGAAGCTGGTGGGTGGAAGTATAACTTTGCCGCTGGAGGAGCTCTGCATCAAGGTGTGCTGCACCATAACTGGAACTGCATCAACACAAAAAACACCGACATGAAAGATCACATCTTTACAAGCAGCAGTGAAGCACCCAACTAAGTAAACAGCAAAACAGTACATCCATTTGTCCAGAAAAGGAGAACATGTTTGCCCattaatgttaataaaaaatGGATAAGAATCTATTAACATG
This sequence is a window from Perca flavescens isolate YP-PL-M2 chromosome 1, PFLA_1.0, whole genome shotgun sequence. Protein-coding genes within it:
- the qser1 gene encoding glutamine and serine-rich protein 1 isoform X2 is translated as MNNSDRSSYGAAHLDAELLQRQSYTSTHQLPTYTTSHLPAAAGALDSSSNTSENSIMSFLSAMESRSLQAGPVSASLLPPFRPPSWPAGTNSSTTELYLTGALPSTATFPSPAALSSYQHTGAYPSRSYATNPPLAIQEPAFSTSTNGLFSHHDPLLHLKSSQTMLPTALAFNHLSSPTLGSALPVQSSTYRSAQESAPHLLQTQFSLLPSALPAPHGAPQPYGAAVFSGSIERALQRECSVIKHHQRPSSSHSLQGYFGSGSETDVSYQQDPSRQTPVSCSPSTGADSSQGVNRAPQPKTDSVTQAYSSTSVPKAKDCSSKLTPHSAGGEESHEHSQNLTGGSPDRYSSPGQKQNSVISNQQSVQLSSLMSSSLSQTYITPHTQSKSSHSTSDKHPPLYKTLPSLSSQSDNVASVGQTLVYSSSPGLSQEQEIQYGAQVQGLCQGNLSESYPTSHSQGASNVTFTSQSQGQASVTQSYATGQSINLNSSYPPTCVRTLPTSNSSQDYTLMQTSVGGKTHDTLSQQQIQSHKYVLSAPLPTYSSTAQALQNNIRSSIQDIKPTYGKQKLGELPIQDIDALQHASMEASAAASNMSAHNNVIYVVSKMDDHHKTQSVIRSNSRSDDQFMGVGHTNIVQVKDERMGCLSQQHIHLSSVNGQETANTKTTNSSIISSHVSLSSEQLKQQPLQLKSPEPHQQNQNHTESQTPAAHTQFITVPSTQVLLEPNQMILLQQPLVHHSLNASKVLSVQGIQPAQDLGPVHVQYLQMGRELLGPSVTETQRQQGTVVSEQSSGCPESSKHHYSQSANQQSNDAKNHFALNSICFPDSMLLADDRNILSNVDDILAATVAACGVTPQDFVKATSSAEAEMAVMASPIDSKGHFQTVDIRHMSPSFSSAQQSIMTNTNSHNMTMTLNGAQMAPACQGQSVHHNNSSELDTNGEGGSSENDYHLAGQAYDPPGLQNRVKGNAKCIKTEDGLMECPGSEDFPKKKARSKSLTKPGGPEEDSGQARPTKRSGQAKRQNSRGSDVSSPSSSHSVYDGCPQQERMRQKIREVEEKQPEVKTGFIGSFLDFIKSGPKQQYSASPTRTISRPRKPCTSSKPPPCTLPSLPPKLQTLPGPLIPHESQGVSSQQKRLDEDLQKNLETLPSFSSDEEENTGKNQALRNSISSALSALDESSDRKTREDNQIPGSMIKPDQVPTMPHTVIETCLPQITTPTQTTNAVSLGSVFAAKEESKETLPGQLAAQLTSVAMEGLTDEELSDSGGEGMYRERDEFVVRNEDIESLKVTMRAGSEPPAIWKVQKALLQKFVPELRDGKRVFSATNSYLGYFGDAKTMYQRVYVKFLDTVNKREYVRVCSRKPRCKPMNSLRGVQVKTLLGLTAAPSSVSQSQKPRPKQLKPRAQPPPKKRRKWKEEFSHTVSGSSAEEGGEDDELNPPVPFASRLLNTRTMKETFRSFVELLISIALDEDVMTALERAKDELLLPQMKRVDGMITDNRKRLLHKLHIEQVLKTALDSFPEISVVTELKKDGETPAFKVRLSGKAYNKKTMKPYKMPNKVPQEYTVDQQKTQWFSLYHSLQHYKYHTYLMCKDEIASMQLQSGDLGQEETVQKCLQNGAWVEGLYDRFGELINQVQQACR